A single Longimicrobiales bacterium DNA region contains:
- the tsaA gene encoding tRNA (N6-threonylcarbamoyladenosine(37)-N6)-methyltransferase TrmO: protein MKPGPEFPIEAIGHVESPLTNPAEAPKQGTEGSPPAWLVFRPEYQEGLGDLKVGDEVLVLTWLHLADRRTLRVRPRDDQNAPLRGVFSTRSQDRPNPLGLHRVRIVDTAGPTRFQVVDLEAVDGTPIIDVKPILESDGER, encoded by the coding sequence ATGAAGCCAGGTCCGGAGTTTCCGATCGAGGCGATCGGCCATGTCGAGTCGCCACTGACCAATCCGGCGGAAGCCCCGAAGCAGGGCACCGAAGGGTCACCGCCGGCGTGGCTGGTGTTCAGGCCGGAATACCAGGAGGGCCTCGGCGATCTGAAGGTCGGAGACGAGGTGCTCGTGCTGACGTGGCTGCACCTCGCCGACCGCCGGACGCTGCGGGTGCGGCCGCGCGACGATCAGAACGCGCCACTGCGCGGCGTATTCAGCACGCGATCGCAGGACCGGCCGAATCCGCTGGGTCTCCATCGTGTGAGGATCGTCGACACTGCGGGTCCGACCCGTTTCCAGGTGGTCGATCTGGAGGCGGTCGACGGCACGCCGATCATTGATGTAAAGCCGATTCTCGAGTCCGATGGTGAGCGATGA